The Xiphophorus maculatus strain JP 163 A chromosome 21, X_maculatus-5.0-male, whole genome shotgun sequence genome window below encodes:
- the LOC102232931 gene encoding protein 4.1-like isoform X7, with protein MTTEPSEAQPPEAEPFPEVAAHSTPKQGAEGPAQSSLAEDSSSLLSSGGRVARSPARTALGFRTMQTRVALLDGSQFTCIVEKRSRGLQLFEKVCDHLNLLERDYFSLSFRDADSNKNWLDPAKEIKKQVRGVPWNFSFNVKFYPPNPAQLSEDITRYFLCLQLRQDVVSGRLPCSFATHAVLGSYTVQSELGDYDSDECAPDYVSELCFAPNQTKEMEAKIMDLHRTLRGMSPAEAEMHFLENVKKLSMYGVDLHHAKMAGSRFDCLSAQSEDSEGVAIMLGVCNSGLLVYRDRLRINRFSWPKILKISYKRNNFYIKIRPGEFDQFESIIGFKLLNHRAAKRLWKVCVEHHSFFRLLSPEEPPKKFLSLGSKFRYSGRTQIQSRRASAQISRPAPNFPRCISKRNMLSRSLDGASRTTATSSLIGSPAITVSLKANGRAYSDMGSGLYAASKAIAVSDHIATVTRTLDDRREEPVEEVLLLLVQEEQKEEQKEERKTIEVSPESPPSPQKHDTKTELTDTVVDGDLTVTESDQDEDLKTQETLGSPEDIVQTSISALRRSFLEGEQGGGGMTEWDKRLAASPLRRADDAPMIEPLEPEEPKPSFDEISPELTALLKSTREQETFREHNLLKTSEKVETVFVLPESRDQDQDQDRDVADRFKVAPPPAHPLSPPDDDVTAQRPSRGDGGGASEGSGKREASDEDEDQDGSDEGSSDDDVISVLAQAAVDESTEAAVRQAGERDACGYHDNGESDDSQEEGDRTPPSPRPESRGSTSPTQQSPHEDEEEVPVMRKTLTYEAPGSHGGADPPAGLLLSSQTFTAETSNTTTTTHITKMVKGGVSETRVEKRIVISGDTEEDHEQVPSEPIRTCRTHLVAQPLSVSLHQHARPKGPTRTCWSESYRSTSWQNQGNSWRCRDLRTGTWGRVRSSPGLIRS; from the exons atgacaacagagCCCAGTGAAGCCCAGCCCCCAGAGGCGGAGCCTTTCCCTGAAGTCGCCGCCCACTCCACACCTAAACAG GGAGCAGAGGGCCCAGCTCAGAGCTCATTGGCCGAGGACTCCAGCAGTCTGCTGTCGTCGGGCGGACGCGTCGCTCGCTCTCCGGCCAGAACCGCGCTGGGCTTCAGAACCATGCAGACCCGGGTGGCGCTACTGGACGGGTCGCAGTTCACCTGCATCGTGGAG AAACGATCTCGAGGTTTGCAGCTGTTTGAGAAAGTTTGTGATCACCTCAACCTGCTGGAGAGAGATTACTTCAGCCTGTCCTTCAGAGACGCAGACAGCAACAAG AACTGGTTGGATCCTGCAAAGGAGATCAAgaagcaggtcagag GCGTTCCCTGGAACTTCTCCTTTAACGTAAAGTTTTACCCTCCGAACCCGGCCCAGCTGTCTGAGGACATCACCAG GTACTTCCTGTGTCTGCAGCTCAGACAGGATGTCGTTTCCGGACGTCTTCCATGTTCCTTTGCAACTCACGCCGTTCTTGGTTCCTACACGGTTCAGTCGGAGCTCGGAGACTACGACTCTG ATGAATGTGCTCCAGACTACGTCAGTGAGTTGTGTTTCGctccaaaccaaaccaaagagATGGAGGCCAAGATCATGGATCTGCACCGGACCCTCAG AGGAATGAGTCCAGCAGAAGCCGAGATGCATTTCCTGGAGAATGTGAAGAAACTCTCCATGTACGGAGTGGACCTGCATCACGCCAAG ATGGCAGGAAGCCGTTTTGACTGCCTGTCTGCTCAATCAGAG GACTCGGAGGGCGTGGCCATCATGCTGGGCGTGTGTAACAGCGGGCTGCTGGTGTACAGAGACCGGCTGAGAATCAACCGATTCTCCTGGCCGAAGATCCTGAAGATTTCCTACAAACGGAACAACTTTTACATCAAGATCCGACCTGGAGAG TTTGACCAGTTTGAGTCCATCATTGGCTTCAAGCTGCTGAACCACAGAGCAGCCAAGCGGCTGTGGAAGGTGTGTGTGGAGCATCACTCCTTCTTCAG GCTGCTGTCTCCTGAGGAACCGCCAAAGAAGTTTCTCTCTCTGGGGTCAAAGTTTCGCTACAGCGGTCGGACCCAGATTCAGAGCCGCAGAGCCAGCGCTCAGATATCCAGACCCGCTCCCAACTTCCCACGATGCATCAGCAAGAGGAACATGCTGAGCCGGAGCCTGGACGGAG CTTCCAGGACCACAGCAACGTCTTCTCTGATTGGCTCTCCTGCCATCACTGTGTCGCTCAAAGCCAACGGTCGAGCTTACTCAG acatGGGCTCAGGACTGTATGCAGCATCAAAAGCCATCGCTGTCAGCGACCACATCGCCACGGTAACCAGGACGCTGGACGACAGGAGGGAGGAGCCAG ttgaggaggttctgctgctgctggtgcaggaggagcagaaagaggagcagaaagaggagaggaagacCATAGAGGTTTCTCCAGAAAGTCCTCCGTCTCCACAGAAACACGACACCAAG ACGGAGCTGACGGACACCGTCGTCGATGGCGACCTGACCGTGACCGAG TCTGATCAGGACGAAGACTTGAAGACTCAG GAGACGCTGGGCAGCCCAGAGGACATCGTCCAGACGTCCATCAGCGCGCTGCGGCGCTCCTtcctggagggagagcaggggggCGGCGGCATGACGGAGTGGGACAAACGCCTGGCCGCGTCTCCGCTGCGCCGCGCCGACGACGCGCCCATGATCGAACCGCTGGAGCCGGAGGAG CCCAAACCGTCCTTCGATGAAATATCTCCAGAACTGACGGCTCTGCTAAAGTCCACCAGAGAGCAAGAGACCTTCAGGGAACACAACCTGCTGAAG acgTCGGAGAAGGTGGAGACGGTCTTTGTCCTCCCAGAGTCCAGGGACCAGGATCAGGACCAGGACCGGGACGTCGCAGATCGCTTTAAGGTAGCCCCGCCCCCCGCTCATCCCCTGTCCCCCCCTGACGACGATGTCACAGCCCAGCGGCCCAGCCGTGGTGACGGGGGCGGAGCTAGCGAAGGCAGCGGTAAACGTGAGGCtagtgatgaagatgaggatcAGGATGGCAGTGATGAGGGTAGcagtgatgatgatgtcatcagcgTGCTCGCTCAGGCAGCCGTCGACGAATCGACGGAGGCTGCGGTCAGACAAGCCGGCGAGCGGGACGCCTGTGGTTACCATGACAACGGAGAGTCAGACGACTCCCAGGAGGAAGGAGATCGGACCCCGCCTTCACCCCGCCCCGAGTCCCGGGGCTCCACCAGCCCCACCCAACAGTCCCCACATGAGGACGAGGAG GAAGTCCCGGTGATGAGGAAGACTCTGACCTACGAAGCTCCCGGG AGCCACGGCGGCGCTGATCCCCCCGCCGGCCTCCTGCTGAGCTCCCAGACCTTCACCGCAGAGACGTccaacaccaccaccaccacccacATCACCAAG ATGGTGAAAGGAGGAGTTTCAGAAACCAGAGTGGAGAAAAGAATCGTCATATCTGGAGACACCGAGGAAGACCATGAGCAGGTACCATCAGAACCCATCAGAACCTGCAGGACTCACCTTGTTGCACAGCCTCTGAGCGTCTCTCTTCACCAACACGCCCGACCCAAAGGCCCGACCAGAACCTGCTGGTCCGAGTCCTACAGGTCCACCAGCTGGCAGAACCAGGGAAACTCCTGGAGATGCAGGGATCTGAGGACCGGGACCTGGGGCCGAGTCCGATCCAGTCCCGGTTTGATCCGGTCCTGA
- the LOC102232931 gene encoding protein 4.1-like isoform X8, producing MTTEPSEAQPPEAEPFPEVAAHSTPKQGAEGPAQSSLAEDSSSLLSSGGRVARSPARTALGFRTMQTRVALLDGSQFTCIVEKRSRGLQLFEKVCDHLNLLERDYFSLSFRDADSNKNWLDPAKEIKKQVRGVPWNFSFNVKFYPPNPAQLSEDITRYFLCLQLRQDVVSGRLPCSFATHAVLGSYTVQSELGDYDSDECAPDYVSELCFAPNQTKEMEAKIMDLHRTLRGMSPAEAEMHFLENVKKLSMYGVDLHHAKMAGSRFDCLSAQSEDSEGVAIMLGVCNSGLLVYRDRLRINRFSWPKILKISYKRNNFYIKIRPGEFDQFESIIGFKLLNHRAAKRLWKVCVEHHSFFRLLSPEEPPKKFLSLGSKFRYSGRTQIQSRRASAQISRPAPNFPRCISKRNMLSRSLDGASRTTATSSLIGSPAITVSLKANGRAYSDMGSGLYAASKAIAVSDHIATVTRTLDDRREEPVEEVLLLLVQEEQKEEQKEERKTIEVSPESPPSPQKHDTKTELTDTVVDGDLTVTESDQDEDLKTQETLGSPEDIVQTSISALRRSFLEGEQGGGGMTEWDKRLAASPLRRADDAPMIEPLEPEEPKPSFDEISPELTALLKSTREQETFREHNLLKTSEKVETVFVLPESRDQDQDQDRDVADRFKEVPVMRKTLTYEAPGSHGGADPPAGLLLSSQTFTAETSNTTTTTHITKMVKGGVSETRVEKRIVISGDTEEDHEQVPSEPIRTCRTHLVAQPLSVSLHQHARPKGPTRTCWSESYRSTSWQNQGNSWRCRDLRTGTWGRVRSSPGLIRS from the exons atgacaacagagCCCAGTGAAGCCCAGCCCCCAGAGGCGGAGCCTTTCCCTGAAGTCGCCGCCCACTCCACACCTAAACAG GGAGCAGAGGGCCCAGCTCAGAGCTCATTGGCCGAGGACTCCAGCAGTCTGCTGTCGTCGGGCGGACGCGTCGCTCGCTCTCCGGCCAGAACCGCGCTGGGCTTCAGAACCATGCAGACCCGGGTGGCGCTACTGGACGGGTCGCAGTTCACCTGCATCGTGGAG AAACGATCTCGAGGTTTGCAGCTGTTTGAGAAAGTTTGTGATCACCTCAACCTGCTGGAGAGAGATTACTTCAGCCTGTCCTTCAGAGACGCAGACAGCAACAAG AACTGGTTGGATCCTGCAAAGGAGATCAAgaagcaggtcagag GCGTTCCCTGGAACTTCTCCTTTAACGTAAAGTTTTACCCTCCGAACCCGGCCCAGCTGTCTGAGGACATCACCAG GTACTTCCTGTGTCTGCAGCTCAGACAGGATGTCGTTTCCGGACGTCTTCCATGTTCCTTTGCAACTCACGCCGTTCTTGGTTCCTACACGGTTCAGTCGGAGCTCGGAGACTACGACTCTG ATGAATGTGCTCCAGACTACGTCAGTGAGTTGTGTTTCGctccaaaccaaaccaaagagATGGAGGCCAAGATCATGGATCTGCACCGGACCCTCAG AGGAATGAGTCCAGCAGAAGCCGAGATGCATTTCCTGGAGAATGTGAAGAAACTCTCCATGTACGGAGTGGACCTGCATCACGCCAAG ATGGCAGGAAGCCGTTTTGACTGCCTGTCTGCTCAATCAGAG GACTCGGAGGGCGTGGCCATCATGCTGGGCGTGTGTAACAGCGGGCTGCTGGTGTACAGAGACCGGCTGAGAATCAACCGATTCTCCTGGCCGAAGATCCTGAAGATTTCCTACAAACGGAACAACTTTTACATCAAGATCCGACCTGGAGAG TTTGACCAGTTTGAGTCCATCATTGGCTTCAAGCTGCTGAACCACAGAGCAGCCAAGCGGCTGTGGAAGGTGTGTGTGGAGCATCACTCCTTCTTCAG GCTGCTGTCTCCTGAGGAACCGCCAAAGAAGTTTCTCTCTCTGGGGTCAAAGTTTCGCTACAGCGGTCGGACCCAGATTCAGAGCCGCAGAGCCAGCGCTCAGATATCCAGACCCGCTCCCAACTTCCCACGATGCATCAGCAAGAGGAACATGCTGAGCCGGAGCCTGGACGGAG CTTCCAGGACCACAGCAACGTCTTCTCTGATTGGCTCTCCTGCCATCACTGTGTCGCTCAAAGCCAACGGTCGAGCTTACTCAG acatGGGCTCAGGACTGTATGCAGCATCAAAAGCCATCGCTGTCAGCGACCACATCGCCACGGTAACCAGGACGCTGGACGACAGGAGGGAGGAGCCAG ttgaggaggttctgctgctgctggtgcaggaggagcagaaagaggagcagaaagaggagaggaagacCATAGAGGTTTCTCCAGAAAGTCCTCCGTCTCCACAGAAACACGACACCAAG ACGGAGCTGACGGACACCGTCGTCGATGGCGACCTGACCGTGACCGAG TCTGATCAGGACGAAGACTTGAAGACTCAG GAGACGCTGGGCAGCCCAGAGGACATCGTCCAGACGTCCATCAGCGCGCTGCGGCGCTCCTtcctggagggagagcaggggggCGGCGGCATGACGGAGTGGGACAAACGCCTGGCCGCGTCTCCGCTGCGCCGCGCCGACGACGCGCCCATGATCGAACCGCTGGAGCCGGAGGAG CCCAAACCGTCCTTCGATGAAATATCTCCAGAACTGACGGCTCTGCTAAAGTCCACCAGAGAGCAAGAGACCTTCAGGGAACACAACCTGCTGAAG acgTCGGAGAAGGTGGAGACGGTCTTTGTCCTCCCAGAGTCCAGGGACCAGGATCAGGACCAGGACCGGGACGTCGCAGATCGCTTTAAG GAAGTCCCGGTGATGAGGAAGACTCTGACCTACGAAGCTCCCGGG AGCCACGGCGGCGCTGATCCCCCCGCCGGCCTCCTGCTGAGCTCCCAGACCTTCACCGCAGAGACGTccaacaccaccaccaccacccacATCACCAAG ATGGTGAAAGGAGGAGTTTCAGAAACCAGAGTGGAGAAAAGAATCGTCATATCTGGAGACACCGAGGAAGACCATGAGCAGGTACCATCAGAACCCATCAGAACCTGCAGGACTCACCTTGTTGCACAGCCTCTGAGCGTCTCTCTTCACCAACACGCCCGACCCAAAGGCCCGACCAGAACCTGCTGGTCCGAGTCCTACAGGTCCACCAGCTGGCAGAACCAGGGAAACTCCTGGAGATGCAGGGATCTGAGGACCGGGACCTGGGGCCGAGTCCGATCCAGTCCCGGTTTGATCCGGTCCTGA